A single region of the Deltaproteobacteria bacterium genome encodes:
- a CDS encoding N-acetylmuramoyl-L-alanine amidase, whose amino-acid sequence MRSAVALLLLGWPLAAAAEPVVMLDPGHGGSNQGAFGPEAGRHEKQLTLELARRCQLALRRLLPEARVVLTRGDDRYLTLAERVRRANSARATLFVSLHLNASPSRSEQGFQTYVLSAEASDREARRLAWRENRHDGPGHGGGGAAEGQASDVDRRQDDLRAIVTEVRQRSAQRHAARLAAAIHRALTGLRGRERDRGLRQAPFDVLMGLEMPGVLVELGHIDHPVEGPELARAETQTRLAEALASGIARHVRGEGAAPGTRSRRAR is encoded by the coding sequence ATGCGATCGGCGGTGGCGCTCCTGCTCCTCGGATGGCCGCTTGCGGCGGCGGCCGAGCCGGTGGTGATGCTGGATCCCGGCCACGGGGGGAGCAACCAGGGAGCCTTCGGGCCCGAGGCCGGACGCCACGAGAAGCAGCTCACGCTGGAGCTCGCGCGTCGCTGTCAACTGGCCCTCCGACGTCTGTTGCCGGAGGCTCGGGTGGTGCTCACGCGCGGGGACGATCGGTACCTGACCCTGGCCGAGCGCGTGCGGCGGGCCAACAGCGCGCGCGCCACCCTCTTCGTCAGCCTGCACCTGAACGCCAGCCCGAGCCGCAGCGAGCAGGGCTTCCAGACCTACGTTCTCAGCGCCGAGGCCTCGGACCGCGAGGCGCGGCGCCTGGCCTGGCGCGAGAACCGTCACGACGGCCCGGGGCACGGCGGCGGTGGAGCCGCGGAGGGGCAAGCGAGCGACGTCGACCGCCGGCAGGACGATCTGCGCGCGATCGTGACCGAGGTGCGGCAGCGCTCGGCTCAGCGCCACGCGGCGCGCCTGGCGGCCGCGATCCACCGCGCGCTGACCGGGCTGCGCGGTCGCGAGCGAGACCGTGGGCTGCGGCAAGCCCCCTTCGACGTGCTGATGGGCCTCGAGATGCCCGGGGTGCTGGTCGAGCTCGGCCACATCGACCACCCGGTCGAGGGACCCGAGCTGGCTCGCGCCGAGACGCAGACCCGCCTCGCGGAGGCGCTGGCCAGTGGCATCGCCCGCCACGTGCGCGGCGAAGGGGCCGCGCCAGGAACGAGGTCGCGCCGCGCGCGTTGA
- the rph gene encoding ribonuclease PH: MRTDGRRNDELRPIHLITGYQKAPAGSALIQWGETWVLCAASVDETVPPFRAASGGGWVTGEYNMLPGATRPRKSRRNGGRETEIQRLIGRVLRAAVNLQALGPRTVTVDCDVLQADGGTRVASITGGWVALGLALRKLERDGLVRGEVLRTPLAAVSVGMVDGEARLDLPYVEDAAADVDLNVAMTADGKLVEVQGTAEGAPFERSQLDAMLELGRQGIERLCELQARALGAGLDGGRVPISL, from the coding sequence ATGCGGACCGACGGCCGACGAAACGACGAACTGCGTCCCATCCACCTCATCACCGGCTACCAGAAGGCGCCGGCCGGCTCGGCCCTCATCCAGTGGGGGGAGACCTGGGTGCTCTGCGCCGCCTCCGTCGACGAGACGGTGCCTCCCTTTCGCGCCGCCTCGGGGGGGGGCTGGGTGACCGGCGAGTACAACATGCTCCCCGGCGCGACGCGGCCGCGGAAGTCGCGACGGAACGGCGGGCGAGAGACGGAGATCCAGCGCCTCATCGGGCGGGTCCTGCGCGCGGCGGTGAACCTGCAGGCCCTCGGGCCGCGCACCGTCACGGTGGACTGCGACGTGCTGCAGGCGGACGGGGGGACGCGGGTCGCGTCGATCACGGGCGGCTGGGTGGCCCTCGGGCTGGCGCTGCGCAAGCTCGAGCGCGACGGGCTCGTCCGTGGCGAGGTGCTGCGCACGCCGCTCGCCGCGGTGAGCGTCGGCATGGTGGACGGCGAGGCGCGGCTCGACCTGCCCTACGTGGAGGACGCCGCCGCCGACGTAGATCTGAACGTGGCCATGACCGCCGACGGCAAGCTGGTCGAGGTGCAGGGGACGGCCGAAGGAGCGCCCTTCGAGCGAAGTCAGCTCGACGCGATGCTGGAGCTCGGCCGGCAGGGGATCGAACGGCTGTGCGAGCTCCAGGCGCGAGCCCTCGGCGCGGGGCTCGACGGAGGCCGCGTCCCCATCAGCCTATGA
- a CDS encoding c-type cytochrome produces MKRVRRIFVRVLLVLAILVAGVFGVVQFRKNRTFAAAELGLKATKDPKVIARGRYLALGPAHCFGCHSRPEDEAAALRGDEVAPAGGHVFDIPPGKLFAPNITPDPETGIGRRTDAELARIMRLGIRADGRVAMPLMPFQNLADEDLVALLSYLRSLKPVKNAVPDHEWHLLGDFLRAFVLKPEGPAGTPPARMVPSVTAEYGRYLAHSVANCNGCHTDRDFRSGAFIGKPFAGGSPMPAMDDPKFEVAAPNITADPKTGRLAKFTEDEFVKRLKSGTPSAPGTHMPWGSFRHMTDEDLRAVYRYLKTVPPVENDVGPLRRPIR; encoded by the coding sequence ATGAAGCGCGTCCGACGCATCTTCGTGCGTGTGCTGCTCGTGCTGGCGATCTTGGTGGCGGGGGTCTTCGGGGTCGTCCAGTTCCGGAAGAATCGGACCTTCGCGGCGGCCGAACTCGGGCTGAAGGCCACGAAGGATCCGAAGGTCATCGCGCGCGGCCGCTACCTGGCGCTCGGCCCGGCGCACTGCTTCGGCTGCCACTCGCGACCCGAGGACGAGGCCGCCGCCCTGCGCGGCGACGAGGTCGCTCCCGCGGGGGGGCACGTCTTCGACATCCCCCCCGGCAAGCTCTTCGCGCCGAACATCACGCCCGACCCCGAGACGGGGATTGGCCGCCGCACCGACGCCGAGCTCGCGCGCATCATGCGGCTAGGGATCCGCGCGGACGGTCGCGTAGCGATGCCGCTGATGCCCTTTCAGAACCTCGCCGACGAGGACCTCGTCGCGCTGCTCTCGTACCTGCGCTCGCTCAAGCCCGTGAAGAACGCCGTGCCCGACCACGAATGGCACCTGCTCGGAGATTTCCTGCGCGCCTTCGTGCTCAAGCCCGAAGGACCGGCGGGTACGCCCCCCGCGCGCATGGTCCCGAGCGTCACCGCGGAGTACGGCCGCTACCTCGCGCACAGCGTCGCGAACTGCAACGGATGCCACACGGACCGGGACTTCCGCTCCGGGGCCTTCATCGGCAAGCCCTTCGCCGGCGGCTCCCCGATGCCCGCGATGGACGACCCGAAGTTCGAGGTGGCCGCGCCCAACATCACCGCCGACCCGAAGACCGGGCGCCTCGCCAAGTTCACCGAGGACGAGTTCGTGAAGCGCCTCAAGTCCGGCACGCCGAGCGCCCCCGGCACGCACATGCCCTGGGGGAGCTTCCGCCACATGACCGACGAGGATCTGCGCGCCGTCTACCGCTACCTCAAGACGGTCCCGCCCGTGGAGAACGACGTCGGGCCGCTCCGCCGGCCGATTCGCTGA
- a CDS encoding XTP/dITP diphosphatase, with amino-acid sequence MKLLFATRNRGKLRELGELLALPGVALVSLEDVPPFLETEETGSTFAENAVAKAREAARFTGLPSLADDSGLEVDALGGAPGVRSARFAGPGATDAQRNALLLEKLAGVETTRRTARFRCALAFVDPASPDAPLVTEGVCEGRILDAPRGKGGFGYDPLFFVESLGQTFAEATAEQKHALSHRGRAMRAMGELLRARLGR; translated from the coding sequence ATGAAGTTGCTCTTCGCCACGCGGAACCGCGGCAAGCTGCGCGAGCTCGGCGAGCTGCTCGCGCTGCCCGGGGTCGCGCTCGTGAGCCTCGAGGACGTTCCCCCCTTCCTCGAGACGGAGGAGACGGGGTCCACGTTCGCCGAGAACGCCGTGGCCAAGGCCCGGGAAGCGGCGCGCTTCACGGGGCTGCCGAGCCTGGCCGACGACAGCGGCCTGGAGGTGGACGCCCTCGGCGGCGCGCCCGGTGTGCGCTCGGCCCGCTTTGCCGGTCCGGGCGCGACGGATGCGCAGCGCAACGCGCTGCTCCTCGAGAAGCTCGCCGGCGTCGAGACCACGCGCCGCACCGCGCGCTTTCGCTGCGCGCTGGCCTTCGTAGACCCGGCGAGTCCGGACGCGCCGCTCGTGACGGAAGGCGTCTGCGAGGGGCGCATCCTGGACGCCCCGCGGGGGAAGGGCGGCTTCGGCTACGACCCGCTCTTCTTCGTGGAGAGCCTCGGACAGACCTTCGCCGAGGCGACCGCGGAGCAGAAGCACGCGCTCAGCCACCGCGGCCGCGCGATGCGGGCGATGGGCGAGCTGCTGCGCGCGCGGCTGGGCCGGTGA
- a CDS encoding DUF4336 domain-containing protein, translated as MLTPFADEVWTDTRKAKFWGVECGSRMTVVRLADGGLFVHSPVALDAQTRQAVDALGEVRAVVAPSIFHHLHVGAWMAAYPKALVAACPGLEWKRTDLAFSCVLGDVAHELWDKDLEQIYFSARRENEVVFYHHRSRTFICADSLLNLSTHASPTTRLVARVMGNNAPGVGHLERVMIRDRKLARRQMDRILEWEIDGAILAHGESLPHGGHEALRHAYAWL; from the coding sequence ATGCTGACTCCCTTTGCAGACGAGGTTTGGACCGACACCCGGAAGGCCAAGTTCTGGGGCGTCGAGTGCGGCTCGCGCATGACCGTCGTGCGCCTCGCCGACGGCGGGCTGTTCGTGCATTCGCCCGTGGCGCTCGACGCGCAGACGCGGCAGGCGGTGGATGCGCTCGGCGAGGTGCGGGCCGTCGTGGCCCCTAGCATCTTTCACCACCTGCACGTCGGCGCGTGGATGGCGGCGTACCCGAAGGCTCTGGTCGCGGCCTGTCCCGGGCTCGAGTGGAAGCGCACCGACCTGGCTTTCTCGTGCGTGCTCGGGGACGTGGCCCACGAACTCTGGGACAAGGACCTCGAGCAGATCTACTTCTCGGCGCGCCGCGAGAACGAGGTGGTCTTCTATCACCACCGGAGCCGGACCTTCATCTGCGCCGACTCGCTGCTGAACCTGTCGACCCACGCGTCACCCACCACGCGCCTCGTGGCCCGCGTGATGGGCAACAATGCGCCGGGGGTCGGCCACCTCGAGCGCGTGATGATCCGCGACCGCAAGCTGGCCCGGCGGCAGATGGACCGCATCCTCGAGTGGGAGATTGACGGGGCCATCCTCGCGCACGGCGAGTCCCTCCCCCACGGCGGGCACGAGGCGCTGCGCCACGCCTACGCCTGGTTGTAA